In Alkalihalobacillus sp. FSL W8-0930, a single window of DNA contains:
- a CDS encoding carboxypeptidase M32: protein MKAEEKYLGLVQKQNHYNQALSLLAWDARTGAPKKGAAQRSEVIGTLSSDVFALSTSTEMNELLTELEGEKESLSEITAKSIEESRKDYDRNTKIPAEEFKEYVTLQSQTETLWEDAKDQSDFDMFRPNLEKLIEFKKRFIGYYGEDTGHVYNTLLDDYEPGVFVDTIDEVFAELRNNLVPLVQAVTESSHQPKMDSLFAHFPKANQQALSKDILKEIGFDFSAGRMDETVHPFAMGINPYDVRVTTKYNESDFRVSLFGTIHEGGHALYEQNISPTLMGTPLCGGTSMGIHESQSLFWEKFVGQNMAFWERNYPLLKKHANGQFDQLSLEDFYFAVNQAKPSLIRIEADELTYCLHIILRYELEKALIEGSLTAKDLPHVWNEKMVEYLGVKPSNDGEGVLQDVHWSFGSFGYFPSYALGYIYAAQLKESFTKTNPGFDDLIREGNYAPIRQYMTENVHQFGRGKKPADILKDTTGSGIDAKPLIHYLNDKYTTLYKL from the coding sequence ATGAAAGCAGAAGAAAAATATTTAGGCCTTGTCCAAAAACAAAATCATTATAATCAAGCACTTTCACTCCTTGCTTGGGATGCTCGCACCGGGGCACCTAAAAAAGGAGCAGCACAACGTTCAGAAGTAATAGGGACACTTTCTTCAGATGTGTTTGCTTTATCTACATCAACAGAGATGAATGAATTGCTTACTGAGCTAGAAGGTGAAAAGGAGTCTCTATCCGAAATTACAGCAAAAAGTATAGAGGAATCGCGTAAGGATTACGATCGTAATACAAAAATACCTGCTGAAGAATTTAAAGAATACGTTACACTTCAATCTCAAACAGAAACACTTTGGGAAGATGCTAAGGATCAGTCTGATTTTGACATGTTCCGTCCGAATTTAGAAAAACTAATTGAATTTAAAAAACGTTTTATTGGCTACTATGGTGAGGATACAGGCCATGTGTATAACACTCTACTTGATGATTACGAGCCTGGTGTGTTTGTAGATACCATTGATGAGGTCTTTGCTGAGTTGAGAAACAATCTAGTTCCCCTAGTTCAAGCGGTAACAGAGTCTTCTCACCAACCAAAAATGGATAGCTTATTCGCTCATTTCCCTAAAGCCAACCAACAAGCATTAAGTAAAGACATCTTAAAGGAAATCGGGTTTGATTTCTCGGCAGGACGTATGGATGAGACAGTCCACCCATTTGCGATGGGTATTAACCCTTACGACGTGCGTGTGACAACTAAATACAATGAGTCGGATTTCCGTGTCTCACTGTTTGGTACGATACACGAAGGAGGCCATGCGTTATATGAGCAAAATATCTCTCCAACATTAATGGGTACACCGCTTTGCGGGGGTACGTCTATGGGCATCCATGAATCTCAATCCTTGTTCTGGGAGAAGTTTGTTGGGCAGAATATGGCGTTCTGGGAACGTAATTATCCATTACTAAAAAAGCATGCGAACGGACAGTTTGATCAGTTAAGTCTTGAAGACTTCTATTTTGCCGTAAATCAGGCGAAGCCATCTCTAATTCGTATTGAGGCTGATGAGTTAACATATTGCTTACACATCATCCTTCGTTATGAATTAGAAAAAGCACTGATTGAAGGAAGCCTTACTGCAAAAGACTTACCACATGTGTGGAATGAGAAAATGGTTGAGTACCTTGGTGTGAAGCCTAGCAACGATGGTGAAGGCGTGCTTCAAGATGTACATTGGTCTTTTGGATCCTTTGGATATTTTCCTTCATACGCTTTAGGTTACATTTATGCTGCTCAACTTAAAGAGTCATTCACTAAAACAAATCCTGGATTTGATGATTTAATCCGAGAAGGAAATTATGCGCCAATTCGTCAGTACATGACGGAAAATGTACATCAGTTCGGTCGAGGCAAAAAGCCAGCTGACATCTTAAAAGATACAACGGGTTCTGGAATCGATGCTAAGCCGCTGATTCATTACTTAAATGATAAATATACAACGTTATACAAGCTTTAA
- a CDS encoding iron-sulfur cluster biosynthesis family protein, which translates to MQLTLSDSVVSLYKKEMELSDGESVRLYVRVGGVGSGGFSVGVMRDVPTPQSFIIEKQGISFFVTPDDFWYVDGMTIDYQTDLDRVEFIQPRFEDAAHPEEHTKKEA; encoded by the coding sequence ATGCAATTAACATTGTCAGATTCAGTCGTTTCATTATATAAAAAAGAAATGGAATTGAGTGATGGCGAATCCGTTCGTCTATATGTAAGAGTTGGAGGCGTTGGTTCAGGAGGATTTTCAGTTGGTGTAATGAGAGATGTTCCCACTCCACAATCATTTATTATTGAAAAGCAAGGTATTTCTTTCTTTGTTACTCCAGATGACTTTTGGTATGTGGACGGAATGACAATTGACTATCAAACAGATCTTGACCGAGTAGAATTTATACAACCTCGATTTGAGGATGCAGCTCATCCTGAGGAACATACAAAAAAAGAAGCGTAA
- a CDS encoding N-acetylmuramoyl-L-alanine amidase: MVKIFLDPGHGGTDPGAVGNGLQEKALVLTIASLTRDMLLEEYQNVEVRMSRSTDTFVSLSERSRLANQWGADYFVSIHINAGGGTGFESFVHSSRATRTVQLQNTVHDAIMEQLSVTDRGKKSADFAVLRGSSMPAILTENLFIDRVSDANLLKDAAFLRSVARGHVNGIVRAFQLQRKPGSGGGSVYRVQSGAFSSEQNATLLKTRLEQAGYQPFIRLEGGLYKVQVGAFSNQANAEAFAVELRGKGFEAQVILS; this comes from the coding sequence ATGGTTAAGATCTTTTTAGATCCAGGTCATGGTGGTACGGATCCAGGAGCAGTGGGAAATGGATTACAGGAAAAAGCGCTTGTGCTTACAATTGCAAGTCTTACTAGGGACATGCTCCTAGAAGAATATCAAAATGTTGAAGTTCGGATGAGTCGCTCAACGGATACGTTTGTTTCACTTTCAGAACGTAGTCGTTTAGCTAATCAGTGGGGCGCAGATTATTTTGTATCAATCCACATTAATGCTGGTGGTGGAACGGGCTTTGAATCCTTTGTTCATTCAAGTCGTGCCACTAGAACTGTACAACTGCAAAACACGGTGCATGATGCGATTATGGAGCAATTGTCAGTCACAGATCGTGGCAAAAAATCGGCTGATTTCGCTGTATTACGAGGTAGTAGTATGCCAGCGATTTTAACAGAGAATCTTTTTATTGATCGAGTAAGTGACGCGAACTTATTAAAAGATGCTGCTTTTCTACGTTCTGTTGCACGTGGTCATGTTAACGGAATTGTTCGTGCGTTCCAGTTGCAGCGAAAGCCGGGTTCTGGTGGAGGGAGTGTGTATCGGGTCCAAAGTGGCGCCTTTAGTAGTGAACAAAATGCTACTCTATTAAAAACGAGACTAGAACAAGCAGGGTACCAACCATTTATTCGGTTAGAAGGTGGTCTGTATAAGGTCCAAGTTGGGGCATTTTCGAATCAAGCGAATGCTGAAGCGTTTGCAGTAGAACTTCGCGGTAAAGGATTTGAGGCTCAAGTCATTCTTTCATAA